One window from the genome of Cryobacterium sp. GrIS_2_6 encodes:
- a CDS encoding PadR family transcriptional regulator, giving the protein MSLTIALLGMLELSPLSGYDLNKRIEASVLHFWSADQSQIYRTLSRLVADGLAEVTVIAQDGKPDRREHRITPAGHAALDAALRAPLEPETPHESFLMRIFFAGALGIDGVRELLRARREEAARLLARLTTIEARDPGRPETIGQALRRATLRNGIVHAEAELAWLDETESVLVTAAR; this is encoded by the coding sequence ATGTCGCTGACCATTGCTTTGCTCGGGATGCTCGAGCTCTCGCCCCTCTCCGGGTACGACCTCAATAAGAGGATCGAGGCATCCGTCCTTCATTTCTGGTCTGCGGATCAGTCCCAGATCTATCGCACGCTCAGCCGCCTGGTCGCTGACGGACTCGCCGAGGTCACGGTCATCGCCCAGGACGGCAAGCCCGACCGGCGCGAACACCGGATCACCCCGGCGGGTCACGCGGCCCTCGACGCCGCGCTCAGGGCGCCGCTGGAACCTGAGACCCCGCACGAGTCCTTCCTGATGCGCATCTTCTTCGCCGGCGCGCTCGGAATCGACGGCGTCCGCGAACTCCTTCGAGCGCGCAGGGAGGAAGCGGCCCGGCTGCTCGCGCGCCTGACCACGATCGAGGCCCGGGATCCCGGGCGACCGGAAACCATCGGCCAGGCCCTGCGACGGGCGACGCTCCGCAACGGAATCGTCCACGCCGAGGCGGAACTCGCCTGGCTGGACGAGACCGAATCCGTCCTGGTCACGGCCGCACGGTGA
- a CDS encoding alpha/beta hydrolase: MHEYAVVSSDTDLGLQPVGLEPVVSIDGDVNSLRFLRGSSLLAGLARLSVADISSFVLDFPEQLDSLLAVPPAATEVTGWWTSLGGTERSSLIAAAPRLVGNLEGIPFRERGRANARYLNESITDTQQRLAGTLSDDDRTSATHELVILDQVRTALRQADAGPRRSLILLDSTGGGRAAIALGNPDTADYVGFLVPGMNYTVEAEIVHWTDTANALYREQEKVLAERAAQGAAQGAGQVHAGIATVAWIGYEVPDLFSVGGLDKAIVGADFLEKSSLGIRSDRGAHQPFISVYAHSYGSTVALTALARGSFDVDALVLVGSPGSQIQSAASLHVTGENVWVGKADWDPAVNSAFFGSDPGAESYGAHPLGVGGSTDRITGASLTASLGHNAYFEPGSESLHNMALIGTDNADLVTNGSE, encoded by the coding sequence GTGCACGAATACGCGGTCGTATCGAGCGACACCGACCTGGGACTGCAACCCGTCGGACTCGAACCGGTCGTGTCGATCGATGGAGACGTCAACTCCCTCCGCTTCCTGCGCGGGTCGAGCCTCCTCGCCGGGCTTGCCCGGCTCTCGGTCGCAGACATCTCGAGCTTCGTGCTGGACTTCCCCGAACAGCTCGACTCCCTCCTCGCTGTTCCGCCGGCCGCGACAGAGGTCACCGGCTGGTGGACGTCACTCGGCGGCACCGAACGCTCCTCGCTCATCGCCGCGGCACCCCGCCTCGTCGGCAACCTCGAGGGCATCCCGTTCCGGGAGCGTGGCCGGGCGAACGCCCGATACCTCAACGAGAGCATCACCGACACCCAGCAGCGCCTCGCGGGCACGCTGAGCGACGACGACCGCACGAGCGCCACCCACGAGCTCGTCATCCTCGACCAGGTGCGCACCGCCCTCAGGCAGGCCGACGCGGGACCGCGCCGCTCCCTGATCCTGCTCGACAGCACGGGCGGCGGTCGCGCGGCCATCGCGCTCGGCAATCCCGACACCGCCGACTACGTCGGCTTCCTCGTTCCCGGAATGAACTACACCGTCGAGGCCGAGATCGTGCACTGGACGGACACGGCGAACGCCCTGTACAGGGAACAGGAGAAGGTGCTCGCCGAACGCGCAGCCCAGGGGGCGGCCCAGGGCGCGGGCCAGGTGCATGCCGGCATCGCGACGGTCGCCTGGATCGGCTACGAGGTCCCCGACCTGTTCAGCGTCGGCGGCCTCGACAAGGCCATCGTCGGAGCCGACTTCCTCGAGAAGTCCTCGCTCGGCATCCGCTCGGACCGTGGGGCGCACCAGCCCTTCATCTCCGTCTATGCGCACTCCTACGGCTCGACCGTCGCGCTCACCGCCCTCGCCCGCGGCTCCTTCGATGTCGACGCCCTCGTGCTCGTCGGATCGCCGGGCAGCCAGATCCAGTCCGCCGCCAGCCTTCATGTGACCGGCGAGAACGTCTGGGTCGGCAAGGCCGACTGGGATCCGGCCGTCAATAGTGCCTTCTTCGGGAGTGACCCAGGGGCCGAATCGTACGGGGCGCATCCGCTCGGGGTCGGCGGTTCGACCGACCGGATCACCGGGGCCAGCCTCACGGCCTCGCTCGGCCACAACGCGTATTTCGAGCCAGGGAGCGAGTCGCTGCACAACATGGCGCTGATCGGAACGGACAACGCGGATTTGGTCACCAACGGCTCCGAATAG
- the gatC gene encoding Asp-tRNA(Asn)/Glu-tRNA(Gln) amidotransferase subunit GatC: MSEITAEQVAHLANLARIDLSPEEITRLTAELGQIVDSVAKVAEVATPEVPATSHPMPLTNVFRADVVVPSLSVEEALSGSTDRDGDKFRVPAILDEE; the protein is encoded by the coding sequence ATGTCTGAAATCACGGCCGAGCAGGTTGCGCACTTGGCAAACCTCGCCCGGATCGACCTCAGCCCGGAGGAGATCACCCGCCTCACCGCCGAACTCGGCCAGATCGTGGACTCGGTGGCGAAGGTCGCCGAAGTCGCAACGCCCGAAGTTCCCGCGACGAGCCACCCGATGCCGTTGACCAACGTTTTCCGCGCCGACGTCGTCGTGCCGTCTCTGTCCGTCGAAGAAGCGCTTTCCGGCTCGACCGACCGCGACGGCGACAAATTCCGCGTGCCCGCGATCCTGGACGAGGAGTAA